From Caminibacter mediatlanticus TB-2, the proteins below share one genomic window:
- a CDS encoding CHC2 zinc finger domain-containing protein: protein MKLGDRANYLKATFLTGEEVIRIMQFLGYEFDKRGFTSIRPERTPSVRVRKDGLIKDFESGWGGDIFDLLQQYHQMSFKEAVEYIEKLYEVKVNQ from the coding sequence ATGAAGTTAGGAGATAGAGCTAACTATTTAAAAGCTACCTTTTTAACAGGCGAGGAAGTTATAAGAATTATGCAGTTTTTAGGTTATGAGTTTGATAAAAGAGGTTTTACATCAATAAGACCAGAGAGAACTCCAAGCGTTAGAGTTAGAAAAGATGGATTAATTAAAGATTTTGAGAGTGGCTGGGGTGGAGATATTTTTGACTTGCTCCAACAATATCATCAAATGAGTTTCAAGGAAGCAGTTGAATATATTGAAAAATTATATGAGGTAAAGGTCAATCAATGA
- a CDS encoding XRE family transcriptional regulator, producing the protein MNYDEFKQMLKKCDLTIKEFANICGIHNTTISTTWKSKNEVPKWVETWLDNYIKAKTLDNVKDVICKGVNDE; encoded by the coding sequence ATGAATTATGATGAGTTCAAGCAAATGCTTAAAAAATGTGACCTCACTATTAAAGAGTTTGCTAATATTTGTGGTATTCATAACACAACTATTTCTACAACTTGGAAATCTAAAAATGAAGTTCCTAAATGGGTTGAAACTTGGCTTGATAACTACATAAAAGCTAAAACTCTTGATAATGTAAAAGATGTTATTTGTAAAGGTGTTAATGATGAATAA